A window of the Sphaerobacter thermophilus DSM 20745 genome harbors these coding sequences:
- the ftsH gene encoding ATP-dependent zinc metalloprotease FtsH, producing the protein MNKYRRGLALGALALAVFILIGVGISMRATPQPVNLTQVLTDIRDGRVTEIHLANDGQAAEVTYTDESKTRVALPAGESLTTLLTDAGIPVERWPDIYPAGNGAISADLMLLLRILTIVAVGVVIFVLFRRFGPSSIGTTPTRRGSFEPIRPGERVITFDDVAGAEEVKEEVADIVDYLRDPERFRRLGARIPRGVLLTGPPGTGKTLLTRALAGEARASFFSVSGSEFVELYVGVGASRVRELFRKAKENAPAIIFIDEIDAIGRRRGRMEQSSEYDQTLNQILVEMDGFEERTTVVVVAATNRVDILDPALLRPGRFDRKVVVDLPDRKARRAILEVHARGKPLAENVNLDELAARTTGMTGADLANVINEAAILAARDRRETITNQDLLEALDRTLAGPARNARRFSERERRVVAYHEAGHAVVAHLLPHADPVRKVSIVSRGRAGGYTMIVPDEDRGLWTRAQLSDRLAALLGGLAAEELIFGDITTGSSNDLEQTTAIATSMVQRYGMGKRFGLLSTGAGSDLQQLSPQSAYTAEQEALELVQQAHQVALDVLRAHADDLERVAQRLLEVETIDGEELETLISPPRQLPVRRPVEQALPTPLHRAPIREGRRKGSAHRVGRAIGLVASFTRDAVESLRAAKPQIDRT; encoded by the coding sequence GTGAACAAATATCGACGGGGGTTGGCACTTGGCGCCCTGGCGCTGGCAGTGTTCATTCTCATCGGCGTGGGCATCAGTATGCGCGCCACGCCACAGCCGGTGAACCTCACTCAGGTTTTGACGGACATCCGCGACGGTCGCGTCACGGAGATCCATCTCGCCAACGACGGCCAGGCGGCCGAGGTTACCTACACCGACGAGAGCAAGACCCGCGTGGCGCTTCCAGCAGGTGAGTCCCTGACGACGCTCCTCACGGATGCGGGGATCCCGGTGGAGCGCTGGCCGGACATCTACCCGGCCGGGAACGGCGCCATTTCCGCCGATCTCATGCTCCTGCTGCGCATCCTAACCATCGTCGCCGTGGGTGTGGTGATCTTCGTCCTGTTCCGCCGGTTCGGGCCCAGCAGTATCGGCACCACGCCGACGCGGCGCGGCAGCTTCGAGCCCATCCGGCCGGGTGAGCGGGTCATTACCTTCGACGATGTGGCCGGCGCGGAGGAGGTCAAGGAAGAGGTCGCCGACATCGTCGATTACCTCCGCGATCCGGAGCGCTTCCGCCGGCTCGGCGCCCGTATCCCGCGCGGCGTCCTGCTCACCGGACCGCCCGGCACCGGGAAGACGCTCTTGACCCGTGCGCTGGCGGGCGAGGCGCGGGCCTCCTTCTTCTCGGTCAGCGGCTCGGAGTTCGTCGAGCTGTATGTCGGCGTGGGCGCCTCGCGGGTGCGTGAGCTGTTCCGCAAGGCGAAGGAGAACGCCCCGGCGATCATCTTCATCGACGAGATCGACGCCATCGGTCGCCGCCGTGGCCGCATGGAGCAGAGTTCTGAGTACGACCAGACGCTGAACCAGATCCTGGTCGAGATGGACGGCTTCGAGGAGCGGACCACGGTGGTCGTGGTGGCCGCGACCAACCGCGTCGATATCCTCGACCCGGCGCTCCTCCGTCCCGGGCGGTTCGACCGCAAAGTGGTGGTGGACCTGCCCGACCGGAAGGCCCGCCGTGCCATCCTCGAGGTCCACGCGCGCGGCAAGCCGCTGGCAGAAAATGTCAATCTGGACGAACTCGCGGCGCGGACGACCGGCATGACCGGTGCCGATCTCGCCAACGTCATCAACGAGGCGGCGATCCTGGCCGCACGGGACCGACGCGAGACGATCACGAATCAGGATCTGCTCGAAGCGCTCGACCGCACCCTGGCCGGTCCCGCGCGCAACGCTCGGCGCTTCAGCGAGCGCGAGCGGCGTGTGGTCGCCTACCACGAGGCGGGCCATGCGGTGGTGGCTCACCTGCTGCCGCATGCCGACCCGGTGCGCAAGGTCTCGATCGTGTCCCGCGGTCGCGCCGGGGGCTACACCATGATCGTGCCCGATGAGGATCGCGGCCTGTGGACCCGCGCTCAGCTCAGCGACCGGCTGGCGGCGCTGCTGGGCGGACTGGCCGCCGAGGAACTCATCTTCGGCGACATCACCACGGGGTCGTCCAACGACCTGGAGCAGACGACCGCGATCGCCACCTCGATGGTCCAGCGGTACGGCATGGGCAAGCGCTTCGGTCTCCTGTCAACCGGAGCAGGCAGTGACTTGCAGCAGCTCTCGCCTCAGTCGGCCTACACCGCCGAGCAGGAGGCGCTGGAGCTGGTTCAGCAGGCTCACCAGGTCGCGCTCGACGTGCTGCGCGCCCACGCAGACGATCTGGAGCGCGTCGCCCAGCGGCTGCTGGAAGTGGAGACGATCGACGGGGAGGAGCTGGAGACGCTCATCAGCCCGCCACGCCAGCTCCCGGTTCGCCGGCCAGTGGAGCAGGCCCTACCGACCCCGCTCCATCGGGCGCCGATCCGCGAAGGTCGGCGCAAGGGGAGTGCCCATCGCGTCGGCCGGGCAATCGGGCTGGTCGCAAGCTTCACGCGCGACGCGGTCGAATCCCTCCGTGCCGCCAAGCCGCAGATCGACCGCACCTGA
- a CDS encoding cupin domain-containing protein has translation MTEFLLTPSGERRLQVIESHIEPGGGSGDGLYSLPADAGFVHVIAGRLDIEVEGNHYHLTAGDSLTFSARSPHCWRNPSADEVTHVIWVLAPSPW, from the coding sequence GTGACGGAGTTCCTGCTGACCCCGAGCGGCGAGCGGCGGCTGCAAGTGATCGAGTCCCATATCGAACCGGGCGGCGGGAGTGGCGACGGGCTGTACTCGCTACCCGCCGACGCCGGGTTCGTGCACGTGATCGCCGGTCGCCTCGATATCGAGGTCGAAGGAAATCACTACCACCTGACGGCGGGCGACTCCCTCACCTTCTCTGCCCGCTCGCCTCACTGTTGGCGTAACCCGTCCGCCGATGAAGTTACGCACGTGATCTGGGTGCTGGCTCCATCGCCCTGGTGA
- a CDS encoding cyclase family protein has protein sequence MALYDLSHRIVSGMPHFPGDPVPQITPAATEPPWRVSSLAIGSHTGTHVDAPSHFLPDGRPIGEYPLERFVLQGIVVDAAGFGMNQAIPEDVLARYREGFKPGWCLVLRTGWDRHWGDESYYRHPYLSDALAAAVVAMGASLLGIDALNVDSTADSGATVHDTLLRADVLIVENLRGLDALEAGRTYGFGFLPLALGDVDGAPVRALAWDLDHPLIPTG, from the coding sequence GTGGCACTCTACGATCTGAGCCACCGCATCGTGTCGGGCATGCCGCACTTCCCGGGTGACCCGGTTCCGCAGATCACACCCGCAGCGACGGAGCCGCCCTGGCGGGTCAGTTCGCTCGCGATCGGGAGCCACACCGGCACGCACGTTGATGCGCCGAGCCACTTTCTCCCGGACGGGCGCCCCATCGGCGAGTACCCACTGGAGCGGTTCGTGCTGCAGGGGATCGTGGTCGACGCGGCGGGCTTCGGGATGAACCAGGCCATCCCAGAGGACGTGCTTGCGCGCTACCGAGAGGGGTTCAAGCCCGGCTGGTGTCTGGTGCTGCGCACGGGCTGGGATCGGCACTGGGGTGACGAATCCTACTATCGCCACCCGTATCTCAGTGATGCCCTTGCTGCGGCGGTCGTTGCGATGGGGGCATCGCTCCTCGGGATCGACGCGCTAAATGTTGATTCGACCGCCGACAGTGGGGCGACAGTCCACGACACGCTGCTGCGGGCCGACGTGCTCATCGTGGAGAATCTCCGCGGCCTGGATGCGTTGGAAGCCGGGCGCACCTACGGTTTCGGCTTCCTTCCCCTGGCACTGGGTGATGTGGACGGCGCCCCGGTCCGAGCCCTCGCGTGGGATCTGGACCACCCGCTCATACCTACCGGGTAG
- a CDS encoding ATPase AAA, with translation MQTLTSPGPTTRILSTREPSAIEQTGLDLSFISDLALKAIYYQNAITAQALSDLLCLPYFNVVERALAQLKRDEMIEVTGSQGFGELAYQFQTTPKGSARAQELVERNSYVGPAPVPLQAFKEMVERQSIRTTRVTPSQVRRATADLIFDDAVLDAIGQAVNTGRSMFLFGESGNGKTALAERVAQMLGGHVLIPHAILVDGHIIKMLDLQHHEPIPAANGRTDYDRRWVLCKRPTVMVGGELTLASLDLVYDPVSKVYEAPLQMKAINGMFLIDDFGRQQIRPADLLNRWIVPLEKSVDFLTLHTGKKIEIPFDELIVFSTNLQPKDLVDEAFLRRIQNKVRIGNPTVNQFREIFRRQCEELGVPFDQQGLVYLLREYYVKPKRPLRSCHPRDILRTLVGIARYLDQPPTLSQELIDRACNTYFVDF, from the coding sequence ATGCAGACGCTGACGTCACCGGGTCCCACAACCAGAATCCTGAGTACCCGCGAGCCCTCGGCCATCGAGCAGACCGGGCTCGACCTCTCATTCATCAGCGATCTCGCACTCAAGGCCATCTACTACCAGAACGCCATCACCGCGCAGGCCCTCAGCGACCTCTTATGCCTTCCCTACTTCAATGTGGTGGAGCGGGCTCTCGCGCAGCTCAAGCGCGACGAGATGATCGAAGTCACGGGCTCTCAAGGGTTTGGGGAACTCGCCTACCAGTTCCAGACAACACCGAAGGGCAGTGCCCGCGCGCAGGAACTGGTAGAGCGCAATTCGTATGTCGGTCCGGCGCCGGTGCCGCTGCAGGCCTTCAAAGAGATGGTCGAGCGGCAGTCGATCCGCACCACGCGGGTGACGCCATCACAAGTGCGTCGCGCCACGGCCGACCTCATTTTCGACGACGCCGTCCTCGACGCCATCGGGCAGGCGGTCAATACCGGGCGGTCGATGTTCCTCTTCGGCGAGTCAGGGAACGGGAAGACCGCGCTCGCGGAACGTGTGGCGCAGATGCTGGGCGGCCACGTGCTCATCCCCCACGCCATCCTCGTCGACGGCCACATCATCAAGATGCTCGACCTACAGCACCACGAACCGATTCCAGCCGCCAACGGCCGCACCGACTACGACCGCCGCTGGGTTCTCTGCAAGCGCCCCACGGTCATGGTCGGCGGCGAGCTGACCCTGGCCAGCCTCGACCTGGTTTACGACCCGGTCTCCAAGGTCTACGAGGCGCCGCTGCAGATGAAGGCGATCAACGGGATGTTCCTGATCGACGACTTCGGTCGCCAGCAGATCCGCCCGGCGGACCTGTTGAACCGCTGGATCGTGCCGCTGGAAAAGAGCGTCGATTTCCTGACGCTGCACACCGGCAAGAAGATCGAGATCCCGTTCGACGAGTTGATCGTCTTCTCGACCAACCTGCAACCGAAGGACCTGGTGGACGAGGCATTCCTCCGCCGTATCCAGAACAAGGTCCGCATCGGCAACCCGACGGTCAACCAGTTTCGCGAGATCTTCCGCCGGCAGTGCGAGGAGCTCGGGGTGCCGTTCGATCAGCAGGGGCTCGTCTACCTGCTCCGCGAGTACTACGTCAAGCCGAAGCGGCCGTTGCGCTCCTGCCACCCCCGCGACATCCTACGCACGCTGGTCGGCATCGCCCGCTACCTGGATCAGCCCCCGACCCTGAGCCAGGAACTGATCGATCGGGCGTGCAACACCTACTTCGTCGACTTCTAA
- a CDS encoding efflux RND transporter periplasmic adaptor subunit, which yields MSRRPVRRLILVAAGVLLVAVVVAAFLLATRPEPRTAVVERGSLEATVETVGRLVPRNPITVRSTVSGRVQLVAVSPGDVVEEGDVIAQLDPEPFEEAIRRAEDQVAAAEAALNLAEQRAGDNPSPEQLSARLTAEQQLREAQRALDDARAALDASMILAPRAGTVLQVQTAEGAPLGTGAEVAQIADLNDLELQVDLDEIDLPHVPLDAPVTFTLDAYPSEDIEGRLERISPTAETSGGTTTFRATVRFTLPEGLVARPGMNADVSIKTAVRPDVLLIPESALRTVGRRTFVTVLVDGEEQEREIRIGLRSGGMVEVASGLTEGERVVIP from the coding sequence ATGAGTAGACGACCGGTTCGACGGCTCATCCTCGTCGCGGCGGGAGTGCTCCTGGTCGCCGTGGTGGTCGCGGCCTTCCTGCTGGCCACCCGCCCTGAGCCACGCACCGCCGTGGTAGAGCGGGGCTCCCTTGAGGCGACCGTTGAGACGGTCGGTCGCCTCGTGCCGCGTAATCCGATCACGGTCCGCAGCACGGTGAGCGGGCGGGTGCAGCTCGTGGCCGTCTCCCCCGGTGACGTGGTTGAAGAAGGCGACGTCATCGCCCAGCTCGACCCTGAGCCGTTCGAGGAAGCGATCCGCCGAGCGGAGGATCAGGTGGCCGCGGCCGAGGCTGCGCTGAACCTCGCCGAACAACGGGCTGGGGACAACCCGTCCCCCGAGCAGCTCTCTGCCCGGCTCACGGCCGAGCAGCAGCTCCGCGAAGCCCAGCGCGCGCTCGACGACGCTCGCGCGGCGCTCGACGCCTCGATGATCCTCGCCCCGCGCGCCGGGACGGTGCTCCAGGTCCAGACAGCCGAAGGCGCCCCGCTGGGGACAGGAGCCGAGGTCGCGCAGATTGCCGACCTGAACGACCTCGAACTCCAGGTCGACCTCGATGAGATCGACCTGCCGCACGTCCCACTCGACGCGCCCGTGACCTTCACGCTCGACGCCTACCCCAGCGAAGACATCGAGGGCCGCCTTGAGCGCATCTCACCGACGGCGGAGACCAGCGGCGGGACCACGACCTTCCGCGCCACCGTACGCTTCACCCTCCCCGAGGGTCTGGTTGCCCGTCCGGGCATGAACGCAGACGTCTCGATCAAGACCGCCGTCCGCCCGGATGTGCTCCTGATCCCCGAAAGTGCGCTACGCACCGTGGGACGCCGCACCTTCGTGACCGTCCTGGTGGACGGCGAGGAGCAGGAGCGCGAGATCCGGATCGGCCTCCGAAGCGGCGGCATGGTTGAGGTCGCGTCCGGGCTGACCGAAGGCGAGCGGGTCGTCATCCCTTAG
- a CDS encoding ABC transporter permease, translated as MRLLLTKALRDIQRRPLRTLLTTLGVLLGVAGVVAISYTGRSLADAQRETYASTRQPDITAFAAQLSPTLVDLIGRRDNVVAVDTQAVQITRASTGDRWVNTRLVGVADFTNMRLDAVQLVSGRFPGPGEVAFDASATKLIDVEIGDLVALQPTPASPINYARVSGFVRAPATIDASILNQATAYMPARDVRQILGRHYDNYLLVRVAEPQRASETADQIRAFLDKRGVASSNFTVRDPHVFTGSRELSTLLLLLQVFSVIGALLSTFLVANTIAAIMVEETRQIGIIKALGGTRWAAMRPYLFFALTIGVTGAVLGWAIGLLGGQLLTGYLAGLAGLVLPSFSFAVRELFLALLVGICVTLGSAVLPAGLATRQKVAELLAQRGVVADFHRGITQRLTGHLSRFGIVATMGLRNVARRPARAWVTLTVVAVAVAAFLGTQAVSRSVTITVDHLYDLYGADGWIFFNRPVRPQFATTLEQHPDVRQAESWANARASIGSVRTDVWGMPRNTGIYTPRVIAGTWLRPANPTGAVLTNNLARAINASVGDVLTLDVGDRSTLIQVLGIVDDESTYLGASTTGKVFLDVADARRITGSGDRAAVFALTLHSSDPASVDESLSRLEDTFRQYAPVTLAMYQDQASSRRAIDILTVMLNAMVIIVSAVGLAGIVNTLLINLTERRREYGILRAIGATGRHLVRLVMSEALGLTAVGCAVGLAVGYPLARYLVYLTGSQLFGLEFHLGPATIAATILVALIATAAVSTAPGLLASRIRPIQVLRYE; from the coding sequence ATGCGACTCCTGTTGACCAAGGCACTTCGCGATATCCAGCGGCGTCCACTCCGGACGCTCCTGACGACGCTCGGCGTGCTCCTGGGCGTCGCCGGGGTCGTCGCCATCTCCTACACCGGACGCAGCCTTGCCGACGCCCAGCGCGAAACCTACGCCAGCACCCGCCAGCCGGACATCACCGCCTTCGCCGCGCAGCTCTCGCCGACGCTGGTCGACCTGATTGGGCGCCGCGACAACGTCGTCGCTGTCGACACGCAAGCCGTCCAGATCACCCGCGCCAGCACCGGCGACCGCTGGGTGAACACCCGACTGGTCGGGGTGGCCGATTTCACCAACATGCGCCTCGACGCGGTGCAGCTCGTCTCCGGTCGCTTCCCCGGTCCCGGAGAAGTCGCCTTCGACGCCAGCGCCACGAAGCTGATCGACGTGGAGATCGGTGACCTCGTCGCGCTCCAGCCGACCCCGGCATCTCCGATCAACTACGCCCGCGTCAGCGGCTTCGTGCGCGCCCCGGCCACCATCGACGCCTCGATCCTGAACCAGGCGACGGCCTACATGCCTGCCCGCGATGTGCGCCAGATCCTGGGGCGCCACTACGACAATTACCTTCTGGTTCGCGTGGCCGAGCCCCAGCGCGCCTCAGAGACCGCCGACCAGATCCGCGCCTTCCTCGACAAGCGAGGCGTGGCGTCGAGCAATTTCACCGTTCGCGACCCGCACGTCTTCACCGGGAGCCGCGAGCTGAGCACGCTGCTCCTCTTGCTCCAGGTCTTCTCCGTCATCGGGGCGCTTCTCAGCACGTTCCTGGTTGCCAACACTATCGCCGCCATCATGGTTGAGGAGACGCGCCAGATCGGCATCATCAAGGCTCTCGGCGGCACGCGCTGGGCGGCAATGCGCCCGTACCTCTTCTTCGCCCTCACCATCGGCGTCACGGGCGCGGTGCTCGGATGGGCCATCGGCCTTCTCGGAGGGCAGTTGCTGACAGGCTATCTCGCCGGGCTGGCGGGCCTGGTGCTGCCCAGCTTCAGCTTCGCCGTGCGCGAATTATTCCTGGCGCTCCTGGTCGGAATTTGCGTCACCCTCGGCTCAGCAGTCCTCCCGGCTGGCCTGGCGACCCGTCAGAAAGTGGCGGAACTCCTGGCCCAGCGCGGCGTCGTGGCCGACTTCCATCGCGGCATCACCCAGCGTCTGACCGGGCATCTCTCCCGCTTCGGCATCGTGGCGACCATGGGCCTGCGCAACGTGGCGCGGCGACCGGCCCGGGCCTGGGTGACCCTCACCGTCGTGGCAGTGGCCGTCGCTGCGTTCCTCGGCACCCAGGCGGTGAGTCGCTCTGTGACCATCACGGTCGACCACCTGTATGACCTCTACGGAGCCGACGGCTGGATCTTCTTCAACCGCCCGGTCCGCCCCCAGTTCGCGACCACACTCGAGCAGCACCCGGATGTCCGGCAGGCCGAGTCCTGGGCCAACGCGCGCGCCTCCATCGGCTCCGTGCGGACCGACGTCTGGGGCATGCCGCGCAATACCGGCATCTACACGCCGCGCGTCATCGCGGGGACCTGGCTGCGCCCGGCCAATCCGACCGGCGCGGTGCTGACGAACAACCTCGCCCGCGCCATCAACGCATCCGTTGGCGACGTCCTCACTCTGGATGTCGGAGACCGTTCGACCCTGATCCAGGTCCTCGGCATCGTGGACGATGAGAGCACCTATCTGGGCGCCTCGACGACGGGGAAAGTCTTCCTCGATGTCGCCGATGCGCGGCGCATCACCGGCTCGGGCGACCGGGCGGCGGTGTTCGCTCTCACGCTCCACTCCTCGGACCCCGCCTCGGTCGATGAGAGCCTGTCCCGGCTGGAGGACACCTTCCGCCAATACGCACCGGTGACGCTGGCCATGTACCAGGATCAGGCCAGCTCACGGCGGGCCATCGACATTCTGACGGTGATGTTGAACGCCATGGTGATCATCGTCAGCGCGGTCGGACTGGCGGGGATCGTCAACACCCTGCTGATCAACCTGACCGAGCGGCGCCGCGAGTACGGCATCCTCCGGGCGATCGGCGCCACCGGGCGCCATCTCGTGCGCCTGGTGATGTCGGAGGCGCTGGGGCTGACGGCCGTCGGCTGCGCGGTGGGCCTCGCGGTTGGCTACCCGCTGGCTCGCTACCTGGTGTACCTCACCGGAAGCCAGCTCTTTGGGCTGGAGTTCCACCTGGGTCCGGCTACCATCGCTGCTACGATCCTCGTCGCGCTCATCGCCACGGCGGCGGTGAGCACCGCGCCCGGGCTGCTGGCCTCTCGTATTCGACCGATACAGGTGCTGCGCTATGAGTAG
- a CDS encoding ABC transporter ATP-binding protein, translated as MTGPIIHLTGVTKEYQAGRRAIQALRGVDLIVEPGEWVTILGPSGCGKSTLLNILSGIDRATGGSVEVAGVDLRSLSEEELARWRGQHVGIIFQFFQLMPTLTALENVLLPMELVGNRPRRDRARELLERVGVEHLADHLPNELSGGEQQRVAIARALANDPPLLLADEPTGNLDSASGARVLALLAEMWETGKTLVLVTHDRAIASHGSRVIEMRDGRIVADRRVAEDVPHAATPDIAASGEA; from the coding sequence ATGACGGGGCCTATCATTCACCTGACCGGCGTGACCAAGGAGTATCAGGCGGGACGGCGCGCTATCCAGGCACTGCGCGGCGTAGACCTGATCGTCGAGCCCGGGGAGTGGGTCACCATCCTCGGCCCGTCCGGGTGCGGCAAGTCCACGCTGCTCAACATCCTCTCCGGGATCGACCGCGCCACCGGCGGGTCCGTCGAGGTCGCCGGCGTGGATCTCCGTAGCCTCAGCGAGGAGGAGCTGGCGCGCTGGCGGGGACAGCACGTCGGGATCATCTTCCAGTTCTTTCAGCTCATGCCGACCCTGACCGCCCTCGAGAATGTGCTGCTGCCCATGGAACTGGTCGGCAACCGGCCACGGCGCGACCGCGCCCGCGAGTTGCTGGAACGCGTCGGCGTGGAGCACCTCGCCGACCACCTCCCCAACGAACTCTCGGGCGGCGAACAGCAGCGGGTTGCAATCGCCCGCGCGCTCGCCAACGATCCACCACTGCTGCTGGCCGACGAGCCGACCGGCAACCTCGACAGTGCCTCGGGCGCGCGGGTGCTCGCCTTGCTGGCCGAAATGTGGGAGACGGGGAAGACGCTGGTGCTCGTCACCCACGACCGCGCCATCGCCTCCCACGGCTCGCGCGTGATCGAGATGCGGGATGGTCGCATCGTGGCCGACCGCCGCGTTGCCGAGGACGTGCCCCACGCGGCAACGCCCGATATCGCGGCCAGTGGAGAAGCGTAG
- the trmD gene encoding tRNA (guanosine(37)-N1)-methyltransferase TrmD, with the protein MRFDVFTIFPRIFDGPLDESILKRARERGLISVHLHDIREWATDRHRSVDDYPYGGGPGMVMMAPPIVSAVETVLGDEIATTPIIALSASGEPFTQAVATELATHPRLALICGRYEGIDERVHLILRTRQLSIGDYVLTGGELAAAVMIDVIARLVPGVIDPESLQEESFTSGLLEYPQYTRPPEYRGLTVPEVLLSGHHARIAEWRRQQSLCRTRALRPDLLERADLTPADRRLLEQCSDDV; encoded by the coding sequence GTGCGCTTCGATGTGTTCACCATCTTTCCCCGGATCTTCGACGGCCCGCTCGACGAGAGCATCCTGAAGCGTGCCCGCGAGCGCGGGCTGATCTCCGTCCACCTCCACGACATCCGGGAATGGGCCACCGACCGCCACCGCTCGGTCGACGACTACCCCTACGGCGGGGGCCCGGGGATGGTCATGATGGCACCTCCCATCGTGAGTGCCGTCGAAACAGTGCTGGGAGATGAGATCGCCACGACCCCAATCATCGCGCTCTCTGCCTCCGGCGAGCCCTTCACCCAGGCTGTCGCTACTGAACTGGCCACGCATCCACGCCTCGCGCTCATCTGCGGGCGCTACGAGGGTATCGACGAGCGCGTCCACCTCATCCTGCGCACACGCCAGCTCTCGATCGGCGACTATGTGCTGACCGGTGGCGAGCTCGCCGCTGCGGTCATGATCGACGTCATCGCCCGGCTCGTTCCCGGTGTGATCGACCCGGAGTCGCTCCAGGAGGAGTCCTTCACCAGCGGCTTGCTTGAGTACCCGCAGTACACCCGGCCGCCGGAATACCGCGGGCTCACCGTCCCAGAGGTCCTCCTGAGCGGGCACCACGCGCGCATCGCCGAGTGGCGCCGCCAGCAGTCCCTCTGCCGGACCCGCGCGCTGCGCCCCGATCTCCTGGAGCGTGCCGACCTCACCCCGGCCGACCGACGCTTGCTCGAACAATGCTCGGACGACGTCTAG
- a CDS encoding HD-GYP domain-containing protein: MQPVDRVRNVVIGLVAVTVAVLITLGPLAQRPPLTWQTLFVAAILVGLIIFADFFDIELPLSSVRITVSVSSALCFAAALSLGPIVGALIAGGAGLFVELVDRRPTIKLLTNVSNYTLATFVSGWAYSGLADPSRSPIGNWSNVAVTIGAAAVYTTIESGVMAVVLSRAVGTSPWQMWRASAYGVILEWITLPTLGSLIPVLERESPLALIIAVVPLVGPYLAFRSYRQIHEETQKTIEMLADTLDRRDPYTSEHSKRVAAYVEAILQHMDNVPLEEADRIIAAARIHDLGKVSTPDATLMKPDKLTPEERQAIEKHAAEGAAILSNLTMYRTVAHIVRHHHERWDGTGYPDGLAGEEIPFGSRVIAVADTYDAMTSDRTYRRALPHHVAMAELRRCAGTQFDPAVVRAFERAMSASPAVPQCPTLAPEGNH; this comes from the coding sequence GTGCAACCAGTTGATCGGGTTCGCAACGTTGTCATCGGGCTCGTCGCCGTCACCGTAGCGGTGCTGATCACTCTGGGCCCGCTCGCGCAGCGCCCTCCGCTGACCTGGCAAACCCTCTTCGTCGCCGCGATTCTCGTCGGCCTCATCATCTTCGCCGATTTCTTCGACATCGAACTGCCACTCTCCTCCGTCCGCATCACCGTCTCGGTTTCGTCCGCCTTGTGCTTCGCAGCCGCGCTGTCCCTCGGTCCCATCGTCGGCGCGCTCATCGCGGGCGGGGCAGGGCTCTTCGTGGAACTGGTGGACCGGCGGCCGACTATCAAGCTACTGACCAATGTGAGCAACTACACGCTGGCCACCTTCGTCTCGGGCTGGGCCTACAGCGGGCTGGCCGACCCCAGCCGCTCACCGATCGGCAATTGGAGCAATGTGGCTGTGACGATCGGTGCGGCCGCCGTCTACACGACGATTGAATCCGGGGTGATGGCGGTCGTCCTCTCCCGCGCGGTCGGCACCTCACCCTGGCAGATGTGGCGCGCCAGCGCCTACGGTGTCATCTTGGAGTGGATCACGCTGCCGACCCTCGGCAGCCTGATCCCGGTGCTCGAGCGCGAGAGCCCGCTGGCTCTCATCATCGCGGTCGTGCCCCTCGTCGGGCCGTACCTCGCCTTCCGCAGCTATCGTCAGATCCATGAGGAGACGCAGAAGACGATCGAGATGCTGGCCGACACCCTCGACCGGCGCGATCCCTACACGTCCGAGCATTCCAAGCGGGTCGCTGCCTACGTTGAAGCGATCCTGCAGCACATGGATAACGTCCCCCTGGAAGAGGCCGACCGCATCATCGCGGCCGCCCGGATCCACGACCTGGGCAAGGTCAGTACACCGGACGCGACACTGATGAAGCCGGACAAACTGACCCCGGAGGAGCGACAGGCTATCGAGAAGCATGCCGCCGAAGGCGCCGCGATCCTGAGCAACCTGACCATGTACCGGACCGTCGCGCATATCGTCCGGCACCACCACGAGCGCTGGGACGGCACAGGTTACCCCGACGGCCTGGCAGGGGAGGAGATCCCCTTCGGCTCGCGGGTCATCGCCGTCGCGGACACCTACGATGCCATGACCTCAGATCGGACCTACCGCCGCGCGCTGCCCCACCACGTCGCGATGGCCGAGCTGCGCCGCTGCGCCGGGACGCAGTTCGATCCCGCCGTCGTTCGCGCATTCGAGCGCGCTATGAGCGCCTCCCCCGCTGTCCCCCAGTGCCCGACGCTGGCACCCGAGGGGAACCACTAA